From Cyclopterus lumpus isolate fCycLum1 chromosome 2, fCycLum1.pri, whole genome shotgun sequence, a single genomic window includes:
- the rgn gene encoding regucalcin, with translation MSSVKVECVVKASALIGEGPVWVESEQTLLFVDISGQKIHRWSPSTNQIESFETGETVGFVVPRRSGGYVAGVGRSIVAVDWSTQMMTSLVEVDEDKKNNRLNDGKVDPIGRLLAGTMGKEKRPAEVQRQQGSLFSVNSDLGVTKHLSQVDISNGMDWSLDQKTFFYIDSLSLTVDAFDYDSHSGHIGNRRVVYRLEEGEGLPDGMTGDADGRLWVACYNGGRVIHIDPVTGVRLQTISLPVMKTTSCCFGGPDYSDLYVTSASLGLDQSGKRQQPLSGGTFKVTGLGVKGRPSNSFSG, from the exons ATGTCATCAGTGAAGGTGGAGTGCGTGGTGAAGGCGAGTGCTCTGATTGGTGAAGGGCCGGTGTGGGTGGAGTCAGAGCAGACGCTGTTGTTTGTCGACATCAGTGGGCAGAAAATCCACCGCTGGAGTCCATCGACCAATCAAATCGAGTCTTTTGAAACag gtgagaCGGTGGGCTTTGTGGTTCCACGCAGGTCAGGTGGTTACGTTGCAGGTGTGGGCCGCAGCATCGTGGCTGTTGATTGGTCAACTCAGATGATGACATCATTGGTGGAGGTCGATGAGGACAAAAAGAACAACCGCCTAAACGATGGGAAGGTCGATCCGATCGGACGCCTGCTGGCAG GTACAATGGGGAAGGAGAAGCGACCTGCTGAGGTCCAGAGACAACAAGGGTCTCTGTTCTCTGTGAACTCTGACCTTGGCGTGACCAAACACCTGAGCCAG gtggaCATATCGAATGGAATGGACTGGTCTTTGGACCAGAAGACGTTTTTCTACATCGACAGTTTGTCTCTGACCGTCGACGCCTTTGACTACGACTCACACAGCGGACACATCG GTAACCGTCGTGTGGTGTATCGcttggaggagggggaggggcttcctGATGGGATGACAGGTGACGCTGATGGTCGTCTCTGGGTGGCCTGTTACAACGGAGGACGAGTCATCCACATCGACCCTGTTACTG gtgtgcGGCTGCAGACCATCTCTCTGCCGGTGATGAAGACAACCTCCTGTTGTTTTGGAGGTCCAGATTACTCTGACCTCTACGTGACCTCAGCCAGTCTGGGCCTCGACCAATCAGGAAAAAGACAGCAGCCGCTGTCTGGAGGCACCTTCAAG